In the Rattus rattus isolate New Zealand chromosome 18, Rrattus_CSIRO_v1, whole genome shotgun sequence genome, one interval contains:
- the Tap1 gene encoding antigen peptide transporter 1 — protein MAAHAWPTAALLLLLVDWLLLRPVLPGIFSLLVPEVPLLRVWAVGLSRWAILGLGVRGVLGVTAGARGWLAALQPLVAALGLALPGLASFRKLAAWGALREGDNAGLLHWNSRLDAFVLSYVAALPAAALWHKLGSLWAPSGHKGAGDMLCRMLGFLDSKKGRLHLVLVLLILSCLGEMAIPFFTGRITDWILQDKTAPSFARNMWLMCILTIASTALEFAGDGIYNITMGHMHSRVHGEVFRAVLHQETGFFLKNPTGSITSRVTEDTSSVCESISDKLNLFLWYLGRGLCLLAFMIWGSFYLTVVTLLSLPLLFLLPRRLGKVYQSLAVKVQESLAKSTQVALEALSAMPTVRSFANEEGEAQKFRQKLEEMKPLNKKEALAYVTEVWTMSVSGMLLKVGILYLGGQLVVRGAVSSGNLVSFVLYQLQFTRAVEVLLSIYPSMQKSVGASEKIFEYLDRTPCSPLSGSLAPLNMKGLVKFQDVSFAYPNHPNVQVLQGLTFTLYPGKVTALVGPNGSGKSTVAALLQNLYQPTGGKVLLDGEPLVQYDHHYLHTQVAAVGQEPLLFGRSFRENIAYGLTRTPTMEEITAVAMESGAHDFISGFPQGYDTEVGETGNQLSGGQRQAVALARALIRKPRLLILDDATSALDAGNQLRVQRLLYESPEWASRTVLLITQQLSLAERAHHILFLKEGSVCEQGTHLQLMERGGCYRSMVEALAAPSD, from the exons ATGGCTGCGCACGCCTGGCCGACGGCcgccttgctgctgctgctggtggacTGGCTGCTGCTGCGGCCCGTGCTCCCGGGAATCTTCTCCCTGTTGGTTCCCGAGGTGCCGCTGCTCCGGGTCTGGGCCGTGGGCCTGAGTCGCTGGGCTATCCTGGGACTAGGGGTCCGCGGGGTCCTCGGGGTCACCGCGGGAGCCcgtggctggctggctgctttGCAGCCACTGGTGGCGGCGCTGGGTTTGGCCCTGCCTGGACTTGCCTCGTTCCGAAAGCTGGCCGCCTGGGGAGCACTCCGGGAGGGTGACAACGCTGGACTGCTCCACTGGAACAGTCGCTTAGATGCCTTCGTTCTCAGTTATGTGGCCGCATTGCCCGCAGCTGCCCTGTGGCACAAGTTGGGGAGCCTCTGGGCGCCCAGCGGCCACAAGGGCGCTGGAGACATGCTGTGTCGGATGCTAGGCTTCCTGGACTCCAAGAAGGGGCGTCTCCACCTGGTTCTGGTTCTCTTGATCCTCTCCTGCCTTG gggAAATGGCCATTCCCTTCTTCACAGGCCGCATCACTGACTGGATCCTTCAGGATAAGACAGCCCCCAGCTTCGCCCGCAACATGTGGCTCATGTGTATTCTTACCATAGCCAG TACAGCGCTGGAGTTTGCAGGAGATGGAATCTACAACATCACCATGGGCCACATGCACAGCCGCGTGCATGGAGAGGTGTTTCGGGCCGTCCTTCACCAGGAGACAGGATTTTTCCTGAAGAACCCAACAG GTTCCATCACATCTCGGGTGACTGAGGACACCTCCAGCGTGTGCGAGTCCATTAGTGACAAGCTAAACCTGTTCCTGTGGTACCTGGGGCGAGGCCTGTGTCTCCTGGCGTTCATGATTTGGGGGTCATTCTACCTCACTGTGGTCACCctgctcagcctgcctctgcttttccttctgccCAGGAGGCTGGGGAAAGTGTACCAG TCACTGGCAGTGAAGGTGCAGGAGTCTCTAGCAAAGTCCACGCAGGTGGCCCTCGAGGCCCTGTCGGCGATGCCTACCGTACGGAGCTTTGCCAACGAGGAGGGAGAGGCCCAGAAGTTTAGGCAGAAGTTGGAAGAAATGAAGCCGCTAAACAAGAAAGAGGCCTTGGCTTACGTCACCGAAGTCTGGACCATGAGT GTCTCGGGAATGCTGCTGAAGGTGGGAATTCTGTACCTCGGTGGGCAGCTGGTGGTCAGAGGGGCTGTCAGCAGCGGCAACCTCGTCTCCTTTGTTCTCTACCAGCTTCAGTTCACCAGGGCCGTGGAG GTCCTGCTCTCCATCTATCCCTCCATGCAGAAGTCCGTGGGCGCCTCGGAGAAAATATTCGAATACCTGGACCGGACTCCCTGCTCTCCGCTCAGTGGCTCACTGGCACCTTTAAACATGAAAGGCCTCGTCAAGTTCCAAGATGTCTCCTTTGCCTACCCAAACCATCCCAACGTCCAGGTGCTTCAG gggctgACTTTTACGCTGTATCCCGGGAAGGTGACCGCCTTGGTAGGACCCAATGGGTCCGGGAAGAGCACCGTGGCCGCCCTGCTGCAGAACCTGTACCAGCCCACCGGGGGCAAGGTGCTCCTGGATGGCGAGCCCCTGGTCCAGTACGATCACCACTACCTGCACACTCAG GTGGCCGCAGTGGGACAAGAGCCGCTGCTATTTGGAAGAAGTTTTCGGGAAAATATTGCCTATGGCCTGACACGGACTCCAACCATGGAGGAAATCACAGCTGTGGCCATGGAGTCCGGAGCGCACGATTTCATCTCTGGATTCCCTCAGGGCTATGACACAG AGGTAGGTGAGACTGGGAACCAGCTGTCAGGAGGTCAGCGACAGGCGGTGGCCTTGGCCCGAGCCTTGATCCGGAAGCCACGCCTGCTTATCTTGGACGATGCCACCAGTGCCCTGGATGCTGGCAACCAGCTACGG